Proteins co-encoded in one Gossypium arboreum isolate Shixiya-1 chromosome 11, ASM2569848v2, whole genome shotgun sequence genomic window:
- the LOC128283980 gene encoding receptor-like protein EIX2, whose protein sequence is MKVTWKFGIMTKSKKKEKHQNSKAKLSLLYIYGVVSNGNCSHDYSSSYFLFPFLLLIPAICFTICDANSNQLCIQSERKALLKFKNDLIDPSDRLSSWVEGGDCCEWIGVFCQNSTGHVHQLHLAAPPLSAPDIYAPPAEWEPYRRSKLRGKINPSLLELKHLSSLDLSNNNFSSIQIPKFFGLLESLTYLNLSLARFQGTIPHNLGNLSKLQYLDLGYNDLKSESPQWVSALSSLHYLDLSSADLYEANDWVQVAFKLPSLLELHFTDCGLEDDLSSISVNSSKSLVVLDLSWNSLSSVPKSIFSLHGLVSIDLGFNSLKGPIPYYFGNFSFLEVLDLSGNYLNSSVPNSLYSLNHLRFLGLSINEIEQDISEILQSLSSCCLGSLESLTMKDNQLSGHLTEQLGQFKNLAYLSLAQNKISGPIPLSIGELSSLKLFDVSENQLSGPFPPSLGQLSNLETLRFGHNLLEGVVVETHFSNLTRLTTLKASQNMLRFEPNSTWIPPFQCRTIELGQWHLGPKFPHWLKFQKNLSKLDISHAGISDSVPTWFLNLSPQFKYVNLSYNQLAGGISYLNVRDSVDLSSNRFTGPLPRVFPTLHFLILSNNLFSGSLFELICHSSSRERMEVLFIDKNLLTGEIPDCWNQLESLIFLNLGNNNLTGKIPPSLGRTGLQWLNLRNNSMFGELPSTLQNLTNLRILDLSENHFSGNIPTWIGDKLSTLMILSLRSNNFDGQIPHKICDLQYLQNLDLSRNNILGAIPKCFSNLSAMANRSYDNNYSYDWGGTTTLIYLSALLVLKGREDEYSSIVGLVTSMDLSANSLTGEIPKEIGILVELRSLNLSGNLLTGNIPDEIGNMELIESLDLSMNQLNGEIPPSFSNLNFLNHFNVSYNNLTGQIPTSTQLQSFENFSYMGNHLCGPPLTKNCSTKGLPTDVENNGSSSEGSKVNWLYVSIVLGFIMGFWGVVAPLFFIRSWRHAYYRKLDHVGRKLYVYWATIDM, encoded by the exons ATGAAGGTTACTTGGAAATTTGGGATAATGACCAAAagcaagaaaaaagaaaagcatcAAAATTCAAAAGCAAAG cTAAGCTTACTGTATATATATGGAGTTGTGAGCAATGGCAATTGCAGCCATGACTACTCCTCTTCTTAtttcctttttcctttccttCTTCTCATTCCCGCTATCTGTTTTACCATTTGTGATGCCAATTCCAACCAACTTTGCATTCAAAGTGAGAGAAAAGCCCTTTTGAAATTCAAGAATGATCTTATTGATCCTTCAGACAGGCTATCTTCATGGGTTGAAGGTGGGGATTGCTGTGAATGGATTGGTGTCTTCTGCCAAAACTCAACAGGCCACGTCCACCAACTGCACTTGGCTGCTCCTCCTCTTTCAGCCCCAGATATTTACGCACCACCAGCTGAATGGGAACCTTACAGGCGGTCAAAACTACGAGGCAAAATAAATCCTTCACTGCTGGAGTTAAAGCATCTCAGTTCCCTGGACTTGAGCAATAACAATTTTAGCAGCATACAGATCCCGAAATTTTTCGGTTTGCTGGAGAGTTTAACATATCTTAACCTCTCTCTAGCACGATTCCAGGGAACAATTCCTCATAACCTGGGGAATCTTTCAAAGTTGCAGTATCTTGATCTTGGATATAATGATCTCAAATCAGAAAGTCCTCAATGGGTTTCTGCACTTTCTTCCTTGCATTACCTTGATTTGAGTTCTGCGGATCTTTACGAAGCAAATGATTGGGTACAGGTAGCATTCAAACTTCCTTCTTTGTTAGAGTTGCACTTTACAGATTGTGGTTTAGAAGATGATCTATCTTCGATCAGTGTTAATTCTTCAAAATCACTGGTTGTTCTTGATCTTTCTTGGAACAGCTTATCTTCAGTACCTAAGTCGATATTTAGTCTTCATGGTCTTGTGTCCATTGATCTTGGATTCAATTCTTTGAAAGGTCCAATTCCATATTACTTTGGGAACTTCTCTTTTCTTGAAGTGCTTGATCTTAGTGGGAATTATCTCAATTCATCCGTACCCAATTCCTTGTATAGTTTAAACCATCTCCGATTTCTTGGTCTTTCGATTAACGAAATTGAGCAAGACATATCAGAAATCCTACAGAGTTTGTCTAGCTGTTGTTTGGGTTCTTTAGAGTCATTGACTATGAAAGATAACCAACTTTCTGGTCACTTAACTGAGCAACTTGGGCAATTTAAAAATCTAGCTTACCTGTCCCTTGCTCAAAACAAAATTTCTGGTCCCATTCCATTGTCTATAGGGGAGTTATCATCTTTGAAGTTGTTTGATGTTTCAGAAAATCAATTAAGTGGTCCTTTTCCTCCGAGTCTTGGACAACTGTCAAATTTAGAAACTCTAAGGTTTGGGCATAATCTATTGGAAGGAGTTGTAGTAGAAACCCACTTTTCTAATCTCACGAGATTGACAACTCTGAAGGCATCACAAAACATGCTCAGATTTGAACCGAACTCTACTTGGATCCCCCCCTTTCAATGTCGAACTATCGAATTGGGTCAATGGCATCTTGGCCCGAAATTTCCCCATTGGTTAAAATTTCAAAAGAACTTGTCTAAATTAGATATCTCTCATGCAGGAATTTCAGATTCTGTTCCCACTTGGTTTTTGAACCTTTCCCCTCAATTTAAATATGTAAATCTTTCTTATAATCAACTTGCTGGAGGGATTTCATATTTGAATGTGAGAGATAGTGTTGACTTGAGTTCAAACCGATTCACAGGCCCATTGCCAAGAGTATTCCCAActttacattttttaattttgtcaaataatttattttcagGGTCTCTTTTTGAATTAATTTGTCATTCATCAAGTAGGGAACGAATGGAAGTTCTGTTCATTGATAAAAATCTTCTCACCGGAGAAATTCCAGATTGCTGGAATCAATTAGAAAGtttgatatttttgaatttgGGGAACAACAATTTGACCGGAAAAATCCCACCTTCTTTGGGACGTACAGGTCTTCAATGGCTAAACCTTCGAAATAATAGCATGTTTGGAGAATTACCATCCACATTGCAAAATTTAACTAATTTGCGCATTCTTGATCTTAGTGAAAATCATTTCAGTGGAAATATACCGACATGGATTGGTGACAAGCTCTCAACACTTATGATTCTAAGCCTTCGATCAAATAATTTTGACGGTCAGATTCCTCATAAAATTTGTGATCTTCAATATCTTCAGAATTTGGACCTTTCTCGTAACAACATTTTAGGAGCTATTCCAAAATGTTTTAGTAATTTGAGTGCTATGGCCAATAGAAGCTACGACAATAACTATAGTTATGATTGGGGAGGTACCACTACTCTCATTTATTTGAGTGCATTATTGGTGTTGAAAGGACGAGAGGATGAATATTCTAGCATAGTAGGACTTGTTACCAGCATGGACCTTTCAGCTAATAGTCTCACTGGAGAGATCCCAAAAGAAATTGGAATTCTCGTTGAGCTACGATCATTAAATCTGTCAGGGAATCTCCTAACAGGAAATATACCAGACGAAATTGGCAACATGGAATTGATAGAATCTCTTGATTTATCGATGAATCAATTGAATGGTGAAATCCCTCCAAGTTTCTCCAATTTGAATTTCTTGAATCACTTCAATGTGTCCTACAACAATTTGACAGGACAAATCCCAACAAGCACTCAGCTTCAAAGTTTTGAAAACTTTTCTTACATGGGCAATCATCTTTGCGGACCTCCTCTCACTAAAAACTGCAGCACAAAAGGTCTTCCAACTGATGTTGAAAATAATGGAAGTAGCAGTGAAGGAAGTAAAGTGAATTGGCTTTATGTCAGCATAGTTCTTGGTTTTATAATGGGATTTTGGGGTGTAGTGGCTCCCTTGTTTTTCATCAGGTCTTGGAGGCATGCATACTATCGAAAGTTGGACCATGTTGGTCGAAAGCTATATGTGTATTGGGCTACCATAGATATGTAG
- the LOC108471871 gene encoding DNA damage-repair/toleration protein DRT100-like: MFGQLPSTLQNSGDLVMLDLSGNHFSGSVLAWIGDKLSSLVILSLRSNNFDGHIPHKICDLQFLQNLDLGHNNISEVIPKCFRNLLTGNIPDNIGNMELMESLDLSMNRLNGEIPPSFSNLNFLNHFNVSYNNLTGQIPISTQL; encoded by the exons ATGTTTGGACAATTACCCTCCACGTTGCAAAATTCTGGTGATTTAGTTATGCTTGATCTTAGTGGAAATCATTTTAGTGGAAGTGTACTGGCATGGATTGGTGATAAGCTCTCAAGCCTTGTGATTCTAAGCCTTCGATCAAATAACTTTGATGGTCATATTCCTCATAAAATTTGTGatcttcaatttcttcaaaacttgGACCTTGGCCACAACAACATTTCTGAAGTTATTCCAAAATGTTTCA GGAATCTCCTAACAGGAAATATACCAGACAACATTGGCAACATGGAGTTGATGGAATCTCTTGATTTGTCCATGAATCGACTAAATGGTGAAATCCCTCCAAGTTTCTCCAATTTGAATTTCTTGAATCACTTCAATGTGTCCTACAACAACTTGACAGGACAAATTCCAATAAGCACTCAGCTTTAA
- the LOC108471872 gene encoding receptor-like protein EIX2 has translation MAIATMTTPLPISFFPFLLLIATIYFTICDANTNLLSIQSEIEALLKFKNDLIDPSNRLSSWVEGGDCCEWIGIVCHNSTGHVNQLHLAAPPLSAPDFDAPLAEREAYERSKLRGKINPSLLELKHLSSLDFSNNNFSSIQIPEFLGMLRSLTYLNLSYEQFQGGIPHNLGNLSRLHYLDLGGNDLEPESLQWVSGLSSLQYLDLSYVNLSKANDWIQIKKDAELISNRGRKKF, from the exons ATGGCTATTGCAACCATGACTACTCCTCTTCCtatttcctttttcccttttcttcttctCATTGCTACTATCTATTTTACCATTTGTGATGCCAATACCAACCTACTTTCCATTCAAAGTGAGATAGAAGCTCTTTTGAAATTCAAGAATGATCTTATTGATCCTTCAAACAGATTATCTTCATGGGTTGAAGGTGGGGATTGCTGTGAATGGATTGGTATCGTCTGCCATAACTCAACAGGCCACGTCAACCAACTGCATTTGGCTGCTCCTCCTCTTTCAGCCCCAGATTTTGACGCACCACTAGCTGAAAGGGAAGCTTACGAGCGGTCAAAACTACGAGGCAAAATAAATCCTTCACTGCTGGAGTTGAAGCATCTCAGTTCCCTGGACTTCAGCAATAACAATTTTAGCAGCATCCAAATACCAGAATTTTTGGGTATGCTAAGGAGTTTAACATATCTTAACCTCTCTTATGAACAATTCCAAGGAGGAATTCCTCATAACCTTGGGAATCTCTCAAGGTTGCATTATCTTGACCTTGGAGGTAATGATCTCGAACCAGAAAGTCTTCAATGGGTTTCTGGGCTTTCTTCCTTGCAGTACCTTGATTTGAGCTATGTGAATCTTTCTAAAGCAAATGACTGGATACAG atcaagaaagacgcggaattgatctcgaatcggggaaggaaaaagttttga